TTTCGCCGGGAGCCAGGCGGTCGTTTGGCGTTGGTGCAGCAGCGTTCTGCTGAGTTTTGAGATTCTCTTGCAATGCTGCCAGCTTGCGCGAATACTGTTCGAACTCTGGCTGGGCCCCCAGCATCTGGGCAATTTCAGCGGCATGCTGCAAAATCGCCAATGCTTCAACGTGAACATTGCTCTTCTCCGGCGGTTGAGAGAGTTTTTCAATTTCCGCTGCCACTGCTTTTAGTACGGGCAAGAAATCCCTGCCGAGCGCGACATTACGGGTCAACTCAAGGTGTTGCCGCACGGCCCAACAAATTTGACCATGCATTTCCCACGATGCGCCAGCATCTTGACTCTCATGCATCCGAGCGAGGGTAGCTTCCTGCGCATGCGGAAGAAGTTGTCGAAGTATGCGTTCAGCCAGATTATGATACCCCATCACATCGAAAGCGCGCGCGGCCTCTGCGGCTAGTCCAGCGTGTTGCCTGGGCAAGGGCTGCGTTCCGCCAAACAGAATTGCGTTATAGATCAAATGAGCCTGCAATGCTCGTGTGATTTTGGATTCTGGAAAAGAAAACTGCGCGCCGTCGGTTAGAAAACTTTCCCATACTTGTTCTGTTTGCTTGCGGGAGTTGGCCGCTTCGCCGTTTATTGAGCTGGCGGTAATCGCGTTGTTGGTTGGCAGAGGCGTTTCAGGCAGCGCGAACGTCAAGTGTTGAGTTGCACCCGAGGCCAGGTTGAAATTGTAAATTATAATACCCGCCGGTTCGTGTGCTTGCCGCTGCGAACGTTGAGGCAATTCAATGCGATTGGCGGGCATGTCCGGCAACAGGCAAATGATCTCATCGCCGCGCAGCAGTTGCCGTCCGGCAACGCGATACTGCCAATTGTCATGGAAAGCAACCCGGCTCGGGAAGCGCCGTGCTTCACCGCGAAATCGTACGCCGAGGCCGAAAACCGCGGGTTGCGGCGTATTACCGAGATTGGTGATCTCGACGTGCACATAATTCATGGGAATGGATGAAGCGCTTTGCTCCGCCGCGACGAATGTCTCGAAATTATATTGAATACTGCCGTGCTGCGCCTTGTAGTTCAAGATCGGCAGATAATCCTTGTGCAACGTTTTCGTACGGCTGCTGAGCGGCTGCACATCGGCGCCCCCATAAAACATGATCTCGGCCGCGCCCGTAAATAAGAAACCTTCCGGAGTAATTTGCGTTGCAACCCCGTTCGCACGGCTGCCGATCATCGCCCACGGCTGCTGCAAATATTCAAACGGCTCGTGTTGGTCGATGGCGGGATCGATCATATCTCTTGAGTCGATCTCCAAAGCGGCATTGGGCGTGTTGCCAATTCCAAGAGGGCCGCGCAATATTCCAGGATGTGAGCCGCCGCCTTCGACGCGGACAACCAGTGAATTCTCGCGGTCGAATCGAATCAATGACGAAATATCTAAGGCTTGCTGATTTTGTGCAATGACCGCGCCGCTTGTGTCCGAGAGTGCCAGCGGTTTATTGTTCAGCCACATTTGGTAATTGCCGGCAATTTTGCCCAGCGGTAACCACATTTTTTCACCGCGCCAACTACGATCAAGCGCAAAAAGCTGGCGATACCATGTCACACCCTCAAAGCTTTGCTCGGTCCAGGCATCGCCGTTGCGCAGCTTGGGCCAAAGCTGTTCGTGAATTTTACCCTCGCCCCAGCGATCAGGCCCGCCTTGCCTCCAGGGATCCGGCTTGTATGACCAATCGCCTTCATGCAGCGCCCAAAACCGCGAGCGCTTCATCTGAAAACCCTCGATGTGAAAACGCACCCGTTCGCCCGGCCGCAGCTCGACGCGGCCGTTCCAGCTTGGCGGCCAAAAACGCGGCAAATCCTGCGCATCAAGCGCGAACAAGTGATTGACGCCCGTGAGCACGATGCTGCCGTGATTCGGATCGGCCACGAAATCCAGCCATACAAGATCATCTGCGACTGCGCCTGCTGGCAAAGGAATCGCTGTTTGCCGCGCATAGGGCGCGGTGGAGGTGATTACAAGTCGTGGCGACCATACGTGGGAAGCATACTCGCCTGCTTGTCCGCGGTATCTTGCCAGAAAAAATCCGCCGCAAGTGTCGCTGGCCCCGCCGCGGCGAGGTTGCGCCGAGAATTCCACGAACAAGTATCGCTGCAGATCGTTAATCGGCGGATCGTGCTGCGCAAATGTTGCAAGCCGCTGCTCGCGGCGCGCTTCTGCTGCGCTCACTTGCCAAATCCAGGGCTCGGCCAACATCAAGCGTTCACGCGCTTCTCCAACAGGCAATTCCCGCCGTGGCGCCAAGGCAAAACGCAACCGGCTTGCCAGCGTGTCGGACAGCATATTATTCTGCGTCGCTACTTGCAACGCCGGTTGGTTGTTTTCAAGGCCGCCGCGAAATTCGACGGTTTTATGCTCACGGCCTTGATAAAAGGCGCGTCTGCGCTCGCCGTCGGGTTCAAGCTCGACGCGATACGTCCATTCAATGTCGGTGTAGCGTCCCCAACGATGCAGCAATCCGAGGGCAGGTGTACCGCCGTCTTCGTTGCTGTAGATAACGGAATAAGTGATTTCTTGCAGGCCACGCGAGGGATCTTCTTTGGTTTGATAAGCGAGCAGCAGAGGAATATCCGAGGCGCGACCGTCCCGGCGGCCAAACAACAGCGGGGCGTGCGCTAAAATCGGATATTGCGGGTGATCGGCATGATAGATCTCCAGGCGAAGGTTGACAAGTTTCAAATCGCGCTGCCGTTCAAGCGCAGAGGAGTCGGCGCGCAGTAATTCCAGTGTGTGTTCGCCCGCATCGATGAACCCCAAATGCACTTCATAATGATGAAATTCTCCGCCGCGAAAGGTTACGACATGCGAACGCAGTTTGCCGTCCACGGCCACGCCCAGCACCAGGCCCGGCACGGTTGAATCCTCCCAGTTGGTGGCGGAGTAGATTTGCAGCGATACAATTGCTTGCCCGGGTCTTTTGAGCGCAAAATCACAAGACCAGCCGTCTTTGATGATAACCGTGCGGCTGTTCAATTTTTGTGTGGTCGAAGGCAATCCGAGATCCTGCGCTGACGCGGGTCGAGCAACGCTTGCGGCCAGCATCGCGAATAATGACCATGTCCAAAGCCGATTTGCTTTTTTCATACTGCGCTCCCGCCTAGATAAAAAGAAAGATTTTTGCCAATTCAAAAAATAATACTGCTGCGCTCTCACTTACGCAGGAGAGAGATGATACCTAAGGACACAGATTACAATCAGTCGGGAATTTGATCGGGCGGTGAAGAAGAGGCCGGCTCTGAAAGAATTGCTGCCGGGGGTGGGCCTGGAACAGCCTCCGTTGAGCCGGACAAGCTTCCATTTTTATTTTTCTTGGGCGCAAACCCGTGGCGGAGCTTGGCCGGCGATTTGGAAGGCTCAAACAGCGTCAGGAGATTTTCCAGCTCTTTTTTGATTTCGAATAACGTGTCCTCGCTGCGCAAGTCCTCAAACGAAAGCGCCATTTGCGGGCTGCTTTGTTTCATTGCCTTCAAGCGCTGCCGTGCACCCGCAATAGTGTATTTTTCCTGGTACAGCAATTTTTTGATAAGAAAGATGAGCTTGATGTCCTCCAAGCGGTAGATGCGGTTGCCGCTGCGATCCTTCCTGGGATGCAACTCAGAGAATTCCGTTTCCCAATAGCGCAAGACGTACGGCTTCAATGAGGTGATGCGGCTTACCTCGCGAATGGAATATTGGACTTTTTGCGTCTTGCGCGAAGGCATGAGAATCGCGTCTGCCTGAGCAATTGAGAATCAGATTCCACCGTTGACGTCAGGAAACATGTTATCCCAGGCGCAAATCGCTTGGGATTCAGGCCGTATTTTATTTCGCGGAAAAAAATAGCGACCTTTCTCTTAAATTTCAAGCCGTTTTTTCACAGCGCCGCCTAGCTTGCCGAACGCTTTAACCACAATCGTGCCGGTGGAAAAGAAACTGATGGCGCGTTGGCGCAGGTATTCACGCTTGGAATCTCCTCCCGTTTCGACACGGCGTTGAAAGCTGTTTAATGTGTCATGCAAATAAATTCCACGACGAGGGACAATCATCAATCCCCGCCTTTCCGCAGATGGTATTTGTCCGGCGAGGTTATCCTGCCGTTGTCCCAGTGTCGCAACCGTGTGGTAACCCGCTTGCCGGGCAGCTTCAAACACACGATGATTCCCTCGCCCGAACGGCAGCGAAAGATGCCGGATGGGAATATTCAGATGATCCTCGAGTATTTCGCGCGAGCGGCGCAAATCGTCAAACAGTTCTGCTTCTGAGAGTGAGGGCAAATAAGCATGGCGTAGCGAATGGC
This portion of the Cytophagia bacterium CHB2 genome encodes:
- a CDS encoding MerR family transcriptional regulator, with protein sequence MPSRKTQKVQYSIREVSRITSLKPYVLRYWETEFSELHPRKDRSGNRIYRLEDIKLIFLIKKLLYQEKYTIAGARQRLKAMKQSSPQMALSFEDLRSEDTLFEIKKELENLLTLFEPSKSPAKLRHGFAPKKNKNGSLSGSTEAVPGPPPAAILSEPASSSPPDQIPD
- a CDS encoding polysaccharide deacetylase family protein — protein: MLPIVLAYHQVGGRKTLGITWITSAQFERQMIWLAEAGYRTSSLTDYLNNNRAIAGKKIVLTFDDGFRALAKNALPVLQRFGFTATVYPVADYVGRENRWDVNFFGRRTMHLDWDELRDMLAAGWEIGSHSLRHAYLPSLSEAELFDDLRRSREILEDHLNIPIRHLSLPFGRGNHRVFEAARQAGYHTVATLGQRQDNLAGQIPSAERRGLMIVPRRGIYLHDTLNSFQRRVETGGDSKREYLRQRAISFFSTGTIVVKAFGKLGGAVKKRLEI